Sequence from the Clostridia bacterium genome:
GTTCACAGAGGGCCAGACCGAGCCGCGCCGAATTTGAGAAAGCCTCGTCGCCTACGGCTCCTCGTCTTTCTCAAATTCGCACATATAACCTTCGTCATATTTTTTCGGGTGAAGTGTCACACATCATTGACGACTCTACATTTTCTAAAAAAGCACGCGCATGATTTTTCTTGTCAAATGTGCATATTTTTGATAGAATAAATTTATTACACCACACGGGAGGGACCTAATGAAAAGTGCAATATTCGATATGGACGGCACAGTGCTTGATTCCATGCGCGAATGGGACAATTTGAGCGCAAATCACCTTTTATCCTTGGGCGTTGAGCCGCCTGCCGATCTTACCGATACTATAAAGGAAATGAGCCTAGAGGATTCGCTTCAGTATCTTATGAAGCGCTTCGGACTTTGGCGCACGAAAGAGGAACTGCTTATGCAGATGCGCGAGCAGATACATATAATGTACCGCGACCGCGTAGAATTAAAGCCGTATGCGCTAAAATATCTCGAAAAACTGAAAAAAGACGGCATACCGTTCGGCATAGCAACGGCAACGCCCAAAAAATACGCCGAGGAGGCGCTTACGCGTTTGGGCGTTTACGATCTGTTCGACTTCGTGATATGCGAGGACGACGTCGGCGCTGACAAGCACAGCCCCGACATATACCTTGAAGCCGCGCGAAGACTAGGCACAGAGCCTTGCGATACCGCCGTGTTCGAAGATGCGCCGTATGCGGCGCGCACTGCGAAAACAGCCGGCTTTATCGTGTACGTAATAGAGGACAAATCGTTTATAAAGCGCAAGGAGGAGCTTTTGGCGCTCGCCGATAAATATGTAACCGGCTTTGACGAGCTTTTATAGGCCGTAAAACATATTGACATATCAGAAAAAATCGGATAAACTGATTAAAAATCATACTTTTTGACTGCATCCCCGCAGTCAAGACGATAGAGGCGCGGCGATCATAAGTACGCTTTTTATGATGTCAGGCAAAAACAAAAGCGAAAAGGGATCGGCCGCCGAAGTGCGTCTCTTTGATGCCTGAAACGAAGAACGCGCTGGGACGGCGTATAATATGCGCCGTACTGTCACATATTGTGGAGCGCTGTCATGATCCGGTCTGTAAGGCTTAAAGCGCCCCTGCGCGCTTTAAGCTTTTTATTTTGAACCCAAATATAAAAATAAATAAAGGAGAGGTTATCAATGAATTTAAAACGCATACTTGCGCTTCTTCTGGCTGCAGTAATGGTATTTGCTTTTGCTGCATGCTCTTCAAGCCAGAAGGCGTCCGACGACGCAGACGCGCAGGCAGAAACTCAGGAGAACACGTCTTCGGATGCTTCCTCGGAGAAAAAAGTATTAAGAGTAGGTATGGAATGCGCATACGCTCCCTACAACTGGACTCAGTCTACCGACGAGAACGGCGCCGTGCCGATCCAGGACAGCAGCGACTATGCTTACGGCTACGACGTAATGATGGCAAAGTACATCTGCGACAAGCTTGGCTGGGAGCTTGAGATCTACCGCACCGACTGGGATTCGCTCCCCTTGGGCGTTCAGTCCGGCAAGCTCGACTGCGCTATTGCAGGTCAGTCTATAACTTCGGAGAGACTTGAGACCGTAGACTTTACCGTGCCCTACTATTATGCATCGATCGTCGCTCTTACCAGAGAAGATACCCCGTATGCAGAGGCTACCGGCATATCCGGCTTAAAGGGCGCAAAGGCTACAAGCCAGATAAACACCGTATGGTACACCGTATGCCTGCCCCAGATAGAGGACTGCGACATACAGCCCGCTATGGAGACGGCTCCCGCAATGCTCGTAGCGCTCAACTCCGGCAAGGTAGACCTCGTTACGACGGACATGCCCACCGCACAGGCGGCGCTTATTGCATATCCGAACTTCCGTCTCTTGGACTTCAACGAGAATCCCGAAGATAATTTCGTAGTTTCCGAGGAAGAAATAAACATCGGTATCTCCGTACAGAAGGGCAACGACGAATTAAGAGAAGCCATCAACAGCGTTCTTTCCGAAATGACTGCCGAGGACTTCAACAGAATGATGGACGAAGCTATTTCCGTTCAGCCGCTCTCTTCTGAAGAATAATTCATAATGCAAAAAATATAGGGCGGAAAAAACCGCCCTATATTTTTTAACGCCTTACATTTTTTGAAAGGAAGCTGAAAAATGTTACCTCCCGATTTTTTGGGACGTTTGTTGTTTCTTTTGGACCGTTACGGCGTGTCCCTCCTTCAGGGCGCGGGACGAACGCTCGTTATAGCTATTATCGGCACCGCGATAGGATGTCTTATCGGCTTCATCGTGGGAATAATACAAACAATACCCGTATCGAAGAATGACAATCTGTTTAAGAAGATCATACTCAAAATAGTAAGAATCATCTTGGCTATATATGTCGAGGTTTTCCGCGGCACGCCTATGATGGTTCAGGCAATGTTCATCTATTACGGCTCGCTTCAGTATCTGGGAGTAGATATGACGATGTGGGCCGCCGCGATATTTATCGTTTCGATAAACACGGGCGCATACATGGCGGAGACCGTCCGCGGAGGTATCCTCTCTATCGACCGCGGGCAGACGGAAGGCGCCGCCGCCATAGGCATGAACCATTTTACCACTATGGTATACGTTGTGCTGCCGCAGGCGCTCAGAAACATAATGCCGCAGATAGGCAACAACCTTATCATAAACATAAAGGATACATGCGTGCTCTCCGTTATAAGCGTAGTCGAGCTGTTCTTCGTTTCGAAGGGCATCGCCGGCGCGTACTACACTTACTTCGAGACGTTCACTCTCACGATGGTGATCTACCTTATCATGACCGTCGTATGCTCTCGCCTCCTCATGCTTCTTGAAAAGAAGATGGACGGCCCCGACACCTACGACCTTGCGACGACCGACACTCTTGCCCACACGAGCGGTATGATGAGCTATCACTCACAGAAGGAAGGCGGCGAAGTCTGATGTCTGAAAGAAAGCCTATACTTGAGATAAAGCATTTAAGCAAGAGTTTCGGCAAGAACGTCGTTTTAAAGGATATCGACTTCGAGGTCTACCCCGGCGACATAACGTGCATAATCGGCGCGTCCGGCTCGGGCAAATCCACTCTGCTTAGATGCATAAATCTGCTTGAAACGCCGACGAGCGGCGAGATAATCCACGACGGACAGAACGTGCTTGAAAGGCACGTGAACGTTCCCGCCTACCGTGCGAAAGTCGGCATGGTGTTCCAGAGCTTCAATCTTTTCAACAACATGACGGTGCTAAAAAACTGCATGGTCGGCTGCGAAAAGGTACTTAAGGAGAGCCGCGAAACGGCGTATAAAAAGGCCATATTCTATCTTGAAAAGGTGGGCATGGCTCCGTATATAAACGCAAAGCCGAAGCAGCTTTCGGGCGGCCAGAAGCAGCGCGTCGCCATTGCCCGCGCATTGGCGATGGAGCCGGAGGTGCTCTTATTCGACGAGCCGACAAGCGCGCTCGACCCGCAGATGGTCGGCGAGGTGCTCGAGGTCATGCGCGCGCTTGCGAAGGAAGGCCTTACGATGCTCATCGTTACGCATGAGATGGCCTTCGCGCGCGACGTTACGAATCAGGTCGTGTTCATGGCCGACGGCGTTATCTGCGAGCAGGGAACGCCCGAGGAGATCTTCGTAAATCCCTCAAAGCCGCAAACGCGCGAATTTTTGTCGCGATTTATGAATAAATGACACATGCTCAAATCGGCAGGCATGCAAAAAAGGTGCATGCCTGCTTGTTTTTTGTATTCTTAAAGCGGCAGCTTCAATATCAGCACGGACGCTATAGCAAGAGCCGCAAAAGCTAATATGACCCATCTAAGCTTTGATCTTCCCTTGTCTTTGCTTCTTTTTTTCTGAGCAACATAATACTTTGCCGTATATGCGCTTAAAACCTTGCGCGCTTCCTTTACCACTTCTTCCGAATCGTCTATATATCCCGACTCGCCCTTTGGCGTCAATATGAATATCGCCTGCTCGAACAGGTCGCTTTCCACATCCGATACTACGACAACGCTTCTTCCGATACCGCCTAACATATGCGCCACTTCCTTTGTCACTTTGTTTGTATATGCCTATTTTTAACTTGACAGCGCGTTTTTATAACAGTCGTGATAAAAGTTTTTTACTTGCGTCATATTATGCATACAAGCGCGCTCATATCATCAAGCGCGGACTGCGGCGACGTATTTCTCGCGCAGCGCACTATCTCCCTTGCCAAATGATGCGCCTCATAAAACTCGAACCGCTTGAGCATATCGCATAAAAAGGCGTCTCCCGCGGCAAGCACTCCGTCCGACACCATAACTATGATATCCCCCTTTTCAAGCGTAATATACGACTTGCTCATATGCGCCTCCTCCAATACTCCCACCGGCAGAGAAGATGCGTCTATGCGCATCACATGGCCTGCGCGCAGTACATATGTCGGCGCGGCGCCAAGCTTTAAGAACTCGCATTTACCCGTATAAAGATCAAGTACCGCTATATCGACGCCCGTCACGCTCTCCTCGTCAGACTTTAGCATCATAGCGGAATTTAAAACAGCCACCGCAGTATCGTTGTCAAATCCGGCAGCTATCATGCGTCTTATCACGCTTGCCGCAATACGCGAATCTTCGGACGCTCGCCTTCCGCTGCCCATGCCGTCGCATAACCCCAGCACCAGCTTGCCCTTATCTGTTTTAAATGCGTCCGCCGTATCGCCCGAATACTTTTCACCCTCCTTTGTCTCCCCGTAGTATGCATAAACGGGCGAGAGCGGTTCGGGTACGCTCAGCGTTATCCGCATTATTCCTTCACGGCGCGAAACGCCCGTGCGTGTAAGCGATACTCCGCATATTAAAGAGACCTCGCGCCTTAAAATATCGCGGTCCATGCAAAGCGTTTCGTTTTCAAAAAAGTCCATCTCCACGCTTATCCTGCCTCCCTCCCTCTCCATAACGAGAACGGAGCGCGGATGTACCGATATGCTCCTTAAATATTCTATTATCTTTTCCTCCGCGTCTATATTGAACCTTATATTCTGTGAAAACTCCTTTGCAACATTGTTCATCGCGCCCGAAAGCGAAGAATACTGCTGCAATGTGAGCTTTCTCGTGCGGCGCTGCTTCTGGGCAAGCTTTCTTCGCATGAGCCAGTCTCGGTAGGAATCGTTGAGCACATCGGTAAAGATGTCGATATGGAGGCACTGTGAACGAAAGCGCTGCGGAAAGTCTTCTTCATATACCATTTTCTTTCTCGAAAGCGCCTCCGTTACAAAGTTGAGCGCATCCAGCGTTTCGGGATAGCGCTCCTGCCAGCACACCTCCATGAGCGCGCAGCTGCGGCAGGCGCGCCGTCCAGTCATTTCAAATACGGTTGCCACATTGTTGAGATTAGTTTTAAAAAGCCTGTCCTGCGCCGCGCATACAGCATTGCAGACGTCTTTGTATCCCGAAGACATCTGCCACAATCTGTCGCATATAAGCTCCCGCATACGCTTGTCATACCGCGCGTCGCGGCCTTTTTTAACAAATACGCCGTTTATATGTACTACAGCCTGTTTTGGGCATATAAGCGCAGCCGCCGCGCCCACAAAGGCGCAAAGAGTCAAAAGCAGGCCCGAATGCGGACTTAAAAAATAAAAACTCATAACACAGGCGCACAAAAATGCTCCTATAACGCCCGACTGCCGATTTATCCCGGCAAGTACGCCGCACAGAACTGCCGAGACGGGATATACTGCGCACATTCCAAGAAGGCTTCTGTCGGAAAGCGCCAAAAAAAGCGCGAACAAAATACAGAACAGCGCGCTGTACCCCGCCGCGCCTGCCATGGCCAATATAAAGGCTGCCGCAAATGCGGCCATGTGTCCCGCGCTTGCCGCGCCGCAGTCGGGGCAGGAAAGCGCAAAGCAAAGTGCAGCCAAAAGATAAATAAAACCCGAAAGCTCGCGCTTGTCGCTTATTCTCATAGAGCGAAAATTCCTGACAGCGGAAAGCCCCGATATAAAGAGATATACCGACAGTGCGCCGAGCGCGCATTCAGAGACAAGCCTTATAAACGACGCCTCGCTCATATCAAATAAGCCCCACATTAAAAACGACGGCAAAAAGATCGCCGCGGCGCAGACAAGCGGACGCACTGCCTCATGAAGCTTACGCTTTCCAAGCGCCGTATTTACTATGAATAATATTCCCAGGCCTATCATATATTTATATATCATTATTTCTCCCGCCACGCTGAGATACCCAAGGGCGGCTGCCGCGCATGAGGCCATTGCCCGCCTGCCGCGTCCGTAAGCGGCAAACAGGGCCGTGCCCAGGGGCGCGATATCAGAAATCATGACTGCGCGCGCCAGAAAAAACGCCATCGCCGCCGGCAGTATATATACTGATACTGCCGGTGAACAAACAAGCCTTCTTATCGTCCGGCTCACGCCTTGTTCTTTGGCGTTTACAAAAAAATCACCAAGCTGCATAAAAAAACACCTCCGATTGGCAATAACTGTAAAGCAATTATACTGCCCTTCGTGAGATGTTTTTGTCTTAATATGACGATGTTTACATAAAAAATCTACATAATTTTGTCTTTATATGATATCGCGCTTTTCGTCTGCATTCACGCGCCGCGCAACGATATATCTGGGGCGGCGTTTTATCTCGTCGTATATCCGCGAAACGTAGTACCCTATGATCCCTAGGCTCAGCATTATTATACTGCCGGAGAAAAGCAGAATGAGTATTACCGTCGTAAAGCCCTCAAGCGACTGACCCATAAAAAAGCGCACGAGCGTCTGCACCGCCAGTATCACTGTAAAGATAAGAAATATAAAGCCGCAGACCGTTACTATCTGCATCGGCGCGGAAGAAAAGGACGAAACGGAGTTCACGCCGTATTTTAACAGCTTGAAGAACGGCCATTTTGTCTCGCCGCTTTTTCGCGGCTCTACATCGAACTCCACCTGCGCCGTTTCGAAGCCTATCCAATTTGAGAGAGCGCGAAAGAAAGTGAACCGTTCCGGCAGTCTTAAAAGCTCCTCCACGGCGATGCGCGACAAAAGCTTAAAATCAGACGAGCCTGTAAGATCCAGGTCTGTCGTTCTGTTGAAAAAGCGGTAAAAGACCTTTGCAAACAGCTTTGATCCGAAAGTTTCTTCTCCTCGGCTGCGCTTTATCCCCTCAACAATTTCAATATGCGGATTTTCGCGCCAAAGCTCGTACATTCTGCGCGCTGTCTCAGGCGGGTGCTGAAGGTCGGAGTCCATAACGATGCAGGCGTCGCCATCCGCCAAAGAAAGACCGGCGAATATCGCCGCCTCTTTTCCGAAATTGCGCGAAAAGCTAAGGCCGCAGACTCTCGCGTCAGTTTTTGATATGCGCTCTATCTCCCGCCATGTCCCGTCGGTCGAGCCGTCGTCAACGAAAATGAACCGCAGATCCGAGTCGGCGCCCGAAAAAGCCGCGTCGATCTTTTCTATCGCCGCCATGATATTCTCCGCCTCATTATAGGCCGGTATTACAAAAGAAAGTGACTTCATGATAAAATCTCATTTCTGAAAGCTTTACAAATTATTTTATCATAAATTTTTTATCTTTTGTCATCATATACGATTTTTTTAAATCAATGCGGCATATAAATCAAAGAAAAGGAGGTCATAAAGGAATGTACGGTATCATCAAAGGCAGAAAAGCGGTCGCTTTATTCGTTTTCGCCGCCGCGCTCATCATCTTAGGCGCGATATACGCCGAAAAAAGCGAAAGTGTCTACGCGCGCGCGGGCGAATCGAGAGAAGTGCCCGTCATCATGTACCACAGCTTACTTATAGACCCCGCGCGCACGGGCGAATACGTGGCGACTCCCGATTCGCTCAGAGAAGACCTTGAATATTTAAAAAGTCACGGATATGAAACGGTCTTCATATCCGAGCTCGTCTCGTTTACGAAAAGCGGCTCTCCCCTTCCGAAAAAGCCCGTGGTAATCACGTTCGACGACGGATTTTTAAATAACGTCTCATATGCGCTGCCCCTGCTTAAAGAGTATTCCATGAAAGCCGTTATATCTCCCGTCGGCGCATACTGCGACGTATACGCCGAAAACTGCGACAGAAATCTCTACTATGCATATATGACGTGGGACGATATCAAAGAGGCGGCGCAGTCGGGATATATAGAGATAGGCGACCATTCTTACGATATGCACAGCCGCCGGCCGCGC
This genomic interval carries:
- a CDS encoding amino acid ABC transporter permease produces the protein MLPPDFLGRLLFLLDRYGVSLLQGAGRTLVIAIIGTAIGCLIGFIVGIIQTIPVSKNDNLFKKIILKIVRIILAIYVEVFRGTPMMVQAMFIYYGSLQYLGVDMTMWAAAIFIVSINTGAYMAETVRGGILSIDRGQTEGAAAIGMNHFTTMVYVVLPQALRNIMPQIGNNLIINIKDTCVLSVISVVELFFVSKGIAGAYYTYFETFTLTMVIYLIMTVVCSRLLMLLEKKMDGPDTYDLATTDTLAHTSGMMSYHSQKEGGEV
- a CDS encoding polysaccharide deacetylase family protein, which produces MYGIIKGRKAVALFVFAAALIILGAIYAEKSESVYARAGESREVPVIMYHSLLIDPARTGEYVATPDSLREDLEYLKSHGYETVFISELVSFTKSGSPLPKKPVVITFDDGFLNNVSYALPLLKEYSMKAVISPVGAYCDVYAENCDRNLYYAYMTWDDIKEAAQSGYIEIGDHSYDMHSRRPRFGASKKSGEDDETYARLLSDDIEKMQSKLKENSGVDCIVYTYPFGAVSSEAEAVLKAHGFEAALTCRESVNTVTRGDTDALYSLGRFNRSGLLSTREFMDRAGIK
- a CDS encoding amino acid ABC transporter ATP-binding protein, which codes for MLEIKHLSKSFGKNVVLKDIDFEVYPGDITCIIGASGSGKSTLLRCINLLETPTSGEIIHDGQNVLERHVNVPAYRAKVGMVFQSFNLFNNMTVLKNCMVGCEKVLKESRETAYKKAIFYLEKVGMAPYINAKPKQLSGGQKQRVAIARALAMEPEVLLFDEPTSALDPQMVGEVLEVMRALAKEGLTMLIVTHEMAFARDVTNQVVFMADGVICEQGTPEEIFVNPSKPQTREFLSRFMNK
- a CDS encoding SpoIIE family protein phosphatase, whose protein sequence is MQLGDFFVNAKEQGVSRTIRRLVCSPAVSVYILPAAMAFFLARAVMISDIAPLGTALFAAYGRGRRAMASCAAAALGYLSVAGEIMIYKYMIGLGILFIVNTALGKRKLHEAVRPLVCAAAIFLPSFLMWGLFDMSEASFIRLVSECALGALSVYLFISGLSAVRNFRSMRISDKRELSGFIYLLAALCFALSCPDCGAASAGHMAAFAAAFILAMAGAAGYSALFCILFALFLALSDRSLLGMCAVYPVSAVLCGVLAGINRQSGVIGAFLCACVMSFYFLSPHSGLLLTLCAFVGAAAALICPKQAVVHINGVFVKKGRDARYDKRMRELICDRLWQMSSGYKDVCNAVCAAQDRLFKTNLNNVATVFEMTGRRACRSCALMEVCWQERYPETLDALNFVTEALSRKKMVYEEDFPQRFRSQCLHIDIFTDVLNDSYRDWLMRRKLAQKQRRTRKLTLQQYSSLSGAMNNVAKEFSQNIRFNIDAEEKIIEYLRSISVHPRSVLVMEREGGRISVEMDFFENETLCMDRDILRREVSLICGVSLTRTGVSRREGIMRITLSVPEPLSPVYAYYGETKEGEKYSGDTADAFKTDKGKLVLGLCDGMGSGRRASEDSRIAASVIRRMIAAGFDNDTAVAVLNSAMMLKSDEESVTGVDIAVLDLYTGKCEFLKLGAAPTYVLRAGHVMRIDASSLPVGVLEEAHMSKSYITLEKGDIIVMVSDGVLAAGDAFLCDMLKRFEFYEAHHLAREIVRCARNTSPQSALDDMSALVCII
- a CDS encoding glycosyltransferase family 2 protein; protein product: MKSLSFVIPAYNEAENIMAAIEKIDAAFSGADSDLRFIFVDDGSTDGTWREIERISKTDARVCGLSFSRNFGKEAAIFAGLSLADGDACIVMDSDLQHPPETARRMYELWRENPHIEIVEGIKRSRGEETFGSKLFAKVFYRFFNRTTDLDLTGSSDFKLLSRIAVEELLRLPERFTFFRALSNWIGFETAQVEFDVEPRKSGETKWPFFKLLKYGVNSVSSFSSAPMQIVTVCGFIFLIFTVILAVQTLVRFFMGQSLEGFTTVILILLFSGSIIMLSLGIIGYYVSRIYDEIKRRPRYIVARRVNADEKRDII
- a CDS encoding transporter substrate-binding domain-containing protein; this encodes MNLKRILALLLAAVMVFAFAACSSSQKASDDADAQAETQENTSSDASSEKKVLRVGMECAYAPYNWTQSTDENGAVPIQDSSDYAYGYDVMMAKYICDKLGWELEIYRTDWDSLPLGVQSGKLDCAIAGQSITSERLETVDFTVPYYYASIVALTREDTPYAEATGISGLKGAKATSQINTVWYTVCLPQIEDCDIQPAMETAPAMLVALNSGKVDLVTTDMPTAQAALIAYPNFRLLDFNENPEDNFVVSEEEINIGISVQKGNDELREAINSVLSEMTAEDFNRMMDEAISVQPLSSEE
- a CDS encoding HAD family phosphatase; protein product: MKSAIFDMDGTVLDSMREWDNLSANHLLSLGVEPPADLTDTIKEMSLEDSLQYLMKRFGLWRTKEELLMQMREQIHIMYRDRVELKPYALKYLEKLKKDGIPFGIATATPKKYAEEALTRLGVYDLFDFVICEDDVGADKHSPDIYLEAARRLGTEPCDTAVFEDAPYAARTAKTAGFIVYVIEDKSFIKRKEELLALADKYVTGFDELL